A DNA window from Hordeum vulgare subsp. vulgare chromosome 1H, MorexV3_pseudomolecules_assembly, whole genome shotgun sequence contains the following coding sequences:
- the LOC123449844 gene encoding 50S ribosomal protein L21, mitochondrial-like: protein MATRRCLLRLLARGLAPHAPQPLAPASIAARTLTSLPRPLAPRAAAASPRLSPPRCHFATRSSDDEEHYEDEEDGSGDEWGEDDEETPAAKPPSGKTEEEKLAEADEIGYKVVGPLGADEKPFKPYEPVFAVVQIGSHQFKVSNGDSIFTERLKFCDVNDKLVLNRVLMLGSQAQTIIGRPTLTDATVHAVVEEHALDAKVIIFKKKRRKNYRRTRGHRQELTKLRITNIEGIDKSFIQQEGTDKPESVAVAA, encoded by the exons atGGCGACGCGGCGATGCCTtctccgcctcctcgcgcgcggcctcGCCCCGCACGCCCCCCAGCCCCTCGCGCCGGCCTCGATCGCGGCCCGGACCCTGACCTCCCTGCCCCGGCCCCTCgccccccgcgccgccgccgcctcgccccggCTCTCCCCCCCGCGCTGCCACTTCGCGACCCGCTCGTCCGACGACGAGGAGCactacgaggacgaggaggacgggAGCGGGGACGAGTGgggggaggacgacgaggagacgCCCGCCGCGAAGCCGCCCAGCGggaagacggaggaggagaagctGGCGGAGGCGGACGAGATCGGGTACAAGGTGGTCGGCCCGCTCGGCGCCGACGAGAAGCCCTTCAAGCCCTACGAGCCCGTCTTCGCCGTCGTCCAG ATTGGTTCGCATCAGTTCAAGGTGAGCAACGGCGACTCCATCTTCACGGAGAGGCTCAAGTTCTGCGATGTGAATGACAAG TTAGTTTTAAATCGAGTTCTCATGCTTGGCTCACAAGCCCAAACAATAATTGGGAGGCCAACTCTTACTGATGCTACTGTTCATGCTGTCGTCGAAGAGCAT GCTCTAGATGCAAAAGTTATTATAttcaagaagaaaaggaggaaaaatTACCGCCGAACAAGGGGACACCGTCAG GAATTGACAAAGCTGAGGATAACCAACATCGAAGGAATAGACAAGTCCTTTATTCAACAAGAAGGAACAGATAAGCCAGAGAGTGTCGCTGTTGCTGCTTAA
- the LOC123449853 gene encoding histone H2B.2-like, producing the protein MAPKADKKAAAENKVEKAAAEKAPAGKKPKAEKRLPAGKTAAKEGAGGEAKARGRKKGSKAKKGVETYKIYIFKVLKQVHPDIGISSKAMSIMNSFVNDIFEKLAAESAKLARYNKKPTVTSREIQTSVRLVLPGELAKHAVSEGTKAVTKFTSS; encoded by the coding sequence ATGGCGCCCAAAGCAGACAAGAAGGCGGCGGCCGAGAACAAGGTGGAGaaggcggcggcggagaaggcCCCCGCGGGCAAGAAGCCCAAGGCCGAGAAGCGGCTGCCGGCGGGCAAGACGGCGGCCAAGGAGGGCGCCGGCGGCGAGGCGAAGGCGAGGGGCCGGAAGAAGGGCAGCAAGGCGAAGAAGGGCGTGGAGACGTACAAGATCTACATCTTCAAGGTGCTGAAGCAGGTGCACCCGGACATCGGCATCTCCTCCAAGGCCATGTCCATCATGAACTCCTTCGTCAACGACATCTTCGAGAAGCTCGCCGCCGAGTCGGCCAAGCTCGCCCGCTACAACAAGAAGCCCACCGTCACCTCCCGCGAGATCCAGACCTCCGTCCGCCTCGTCCTCCCCGGCGAGCTCGCCAAGCACGCCGTCTCCGAGGGCACCAAGGCCGTCACCAAGTTCACCTCCTCCTAG